A window of the Callospermophilus lateralis isolate mCalLat2 chromosome 7, mCalLat2.hap1, whole genome shotgun sequence genome harbors these coding sequences:
- the Marcksl1 gene encoding MARCKS-related protein, which translates to MGSQSSKAPRGDVTAEEAAGASPAKANGQENGHVKSNGDLSPKGEGESPPVNGTDEAAGATGDAIEPAPPGQGAEAKGETAPKETPKKKKKFSFKKPFKLSGLSFKRNRKEGGGDSSASSPTEEEQEQGEIGACSEEGTAQEGKAAATPESQEPQAKGAEASAASKGGDTEEEAGPQAAEPSTPLGSESGPASASVEQNE; encoded by the exons ATGGGCAGCCAGAGCTCCAAGGCTCCCCGGGGCGACGTGACCGCCGAGGAGGCAGCAGGCGCTTCCCCCGCGAAGGCCAACGGACAG GAGAATGGCCACGTGAAAAGCAATGGAGACTTATCCCCCAAGGGTGAAGGGGAGTCGCCCCCCGTGAACGGAACAGATGAGGCAGCGGGGGCCACTGGTGATGCCATCGAGCCAGCACCCCCTGGCCAGGGCGCTGAGGCCAAGGGGGAGACCGCTCCCAAGGAGACccctaagaagaagaagaaattctcTTTCAAGAAGCCTTTTAAATTGAGTGGCCTGTCCTTCAAGAGAAATCGGAAGGAGGGTGggggtgattcttctgcctcctcACCCACAGAGGAAGAGCAGGAGCAGGGGGAGATCGGTGCCTGCAGCGAGGAGGGCACTGCCCAGGAAGGGAAGGCTGCTGCCACCCCCGAGAGCCAGGAGCCCCAGGCCAAAGGGGCAGAGGCCAGTGCTGCCTCCAAGGGAGGAGACACAGAAGAAGAGGCAGGGCCCCAGGCTGCAGAGCCGTCCACTCCCTTGGGGTCAGAAAGTGGCCCTGCATCAGCCAGCGTTGAGCAGAATGAGTAG